The genomic stretch GGTCCTGCGTCACCGCGAAGATGGCCGGAATCGAGTCCACGGCAAAGATCAGATCCGTCGTCTCGACGAGCACCAGCACAATGAAGAGCGGCGTCGCCACAATCCGCAGTTTGCCGTTCACCTCCTCTCGCACGAAGAATTTCTGCCCGTAATAGATGGTGGTCACGGGTAAGAGCCGGCGCACGATGCGGATCACGGGGTTGGATTCTGCCTCGATGTCCTGTTCCCTCTGCGTCGCCATGCGGACGCCGGTGAAGACCAGGAACGCCCCGAAGACGTACATGACCCAATGGAAGTGCTGGATCAGATAGGCGCCTGCGGCGATCATCCCGCCGCGCATGGCCAGTGCCCCCAGAATCCCCCAGAAGAGCACGCGATGCTGATAGCGAAGCGGAACGCGGAAGAAGCTGAAGATCAGGACGAAGACGAAGATATTGTCGACAGAAAGCGCCTTCTCGATCAGATACCCGGCAAAGTACTCCAACCCAGCGGCCGGCCCCATGAGTATGTAGATAGCGGCGCCGAACATCAGCGCGAGGGCCACCCATACCAGGCTCCACCCTGCCGCCTCCGCCGGCGCGACCTCGTGCGCGTCCTTGTGGAACACGAAAAGGTCGACCGCCAGCATCGCCAGGACGAAGGCGTTGAATCCGACCCAGAGCCAGATTACGTCCATGGTCTTGCTCCCGTTCGCTGCGTGCTTCCCAGAGGCACGCATGGGCAGTGGCACGAGACACTGCCAAAGAAAAAGGCGAGACCCTCGCACCATGGGCTCGTCGCCGCTCGTGCGAAGCTCTCGCCTATTCCCTCGGGAACCTGACCGAACCGTGCGCGTATCGCGCAGT from Luteitalea sp. encodes the following:
- a CDS encoding TerC/Alx family metal homeostasis membrane protein translates to MDVIWLWVGFNAFVLAMLAVDLFVFHKDAHEVAPAEAAGWSLVWVALALMFGAAIYILMGPAAGLEYFAGYLIEKALSVDNIFVFVLIFSFFRVPLRYQHRVLFWGILGALAMRGGMIAAGAYLIQHFHWVMYVFGAFLVFTGVRMATQREQDIEAESNPVIRIVRRLLPVTTIYYGQKFFVREEVNGKLRIVATPLFIVLVLVETTDLIFAVDSIPAIFAVTQD